From a region of the Mercurialis annua linkage group LG1-X, ddMerAnnu1.2, whole genome shotgun sequence genome:
- the LOC126680064 gene encoding lysine-specific demethylase JMJ21 isoform X1 produces the protein MENSQVQISDRRADALGNLKVLPDELICDILEKISPQDAARLACVSSVMYVFCNEEPLWMSLCLNRLNGPLQYQGSWKKTTLILENVADEYKEYCGRARHFSGFYSLFLYRRLYRCHTTLSGFSFDSGNVEKKKGLSLEDFSNQYDGKKPVMLAEIADDWPARTTWTVEQLSMKYGDTDFKISQRSSRKVSMKFKDYVSYMNSQHDEDPLYIFDDKFAEAAPSLLKDYSVPCLFQEDYFEVLDKEKRPPFRWLIIGPERSGASWHVDPALTSAWNTLLCGRKRWALYPPGKVPIGVTVHVNEEDGDVNIDTPSSLQWWLDFYPLLADEDKPIMCTQLPGETIFVPSGWWHCVLNLETTIAVTQNFVNSKNFQYVCLDMAPGYCHKGVCRAGLLALDESDLQDVVNNEVHNENYRRYPDLTRKEKRARVQKSREDPEYGMTINGDSKSYELWQEEFSYDIKFLSKFLDKDKDHYSSPWSPGNSIGQREMREWLCKLWDWKPGMRELIWKGACLALNADKWLNYLAEICAFHNLPLPRDDEKLPVGTGSNPVYLLPDHAVKIFVEGGLEASLYGLGAELEFYTILHKVNSPLKIYVPETLASGILYLENGTHKIVPWDGKVMPDVIGKCNLIPENNKEDEFPFGVWAKKLYELKTAGMSVNELTSPAGCTQIWPFIITKRCKGKIYADLRDALSWEDTLNLASFLGEQLHNLHLLPCPPFNRENFSNIKQDLMEEVPYESDTPPEWEIFIRTLSRKRKDVSTRLKNWGDPIPGALIEKVHEYIPDDFTMFLYLHQNENGFKPWSWIHSDIMDDNVHMKPNLNSSCLSGNDEGAYTLDNNSNDYKNSRDVKSWSPGHILDFSDLFIGDRIYDLIPVYLDIFRGDSRLLKQFLESYKLPFLSGKCVAVKGSDEKFGRLSYRAMCYCILHEENILGAIFSIWRELRTSQSWEEVEQTVWGELNNHNDIFL, from the exons ATGGAGAATTCTCAAGTTCAGATCAGTGATCGTAGAGCAGACGCTTTAGGGAACCTTAAAGTTTTGCCTGATGAGCTGATCTGCGATATTCTGGAAAAAATTTCCCCTCAAGATGCCGCTCGTCTCGCTTGTGTCAGCAg TGTGATGTACGTGTTCTGCAATGAAGAACCACTCTGGATGAGTTTATGTCTTAATCGACTCAACGGTCCACTTCAGTACCAAGGCTCCTGGAAGAAAACTACCTTGATTTT AGAAAATGTGGCAGATGAATATAAGGAATATTGTGGGAGAGCTCGTCATTTTAGTG GTTTCTACTCCTTATTCTTGTATAGAAGATTATATCGGTGTCATACCACATTGTCTGGATTTTCGTTTGATTCTGGGAATGTGGAAAAAAAGAAAGGCCTCTCTTTGGAAGATTTTTCCAATCAGTACGATGGGAAGAAACCG GTTATGCTAGCTGAAATCGCTGATGATTGGCCAGCAAGGACTACATGGACAGTTGAGCAGCTGTCAATGAAATATGGAGATacagattttaaaatttctcagaGGAGCTCTCGGAAAGTTTCCATGAAATTTAAGGACTATGTTTCCTACATGAACTCTCAGCATGACGAAGATCCCCTATATATCTTTGATGATAAG TTTGCGGAAGCTGCACCGAGCTTATTGAAAGACTACAGTGTGCCTTGTCTGTTTCAAGAAGACTATTTTGAGGTCCTAGATAAAGAGAAGCGACCTCCCTTTAGATGGCTTATTATTGGGCCAGAGAGGTCTGGTGCATCTTGGCATGTCGATCCAGCACTCACTAGTGCTTGGAATACTCTTCTATGCGGACGTAAGAG GTGGGCTTTGTATCCTCCTGGTAAGGTACCTATTGGTGTCACAGTACATGtaaatgaagaagatggtgaTGTAAATATTGATACTCCATCCTCGCTGCAG TGGTGGCTAGATTTTTATCCACTTCTTGCGGATGAAGACAAACCAATAATGTGCACCCAGCTACCTGGAGAGACAATATTTGTTCCAAGTGGGTGGTGGCATTGTGTACTGAATCTTGAAACAACTATTGCTGTTACACAAAACTTCGTGAATTCAAAAAACTTTCAATATGTATGTCTGGACATGGCACCCGGTTACTGTCATAAAGGAGTGTGCCGTGCTGGACTCTTGGCTCTTGATGAAAGTGATTTACAGGATGTTGTAAATAATGAAGTTCATAATGAAAATTATCGGAGGTATCCAGATCTGACAAGGAAAGAGAAGAGGGCCAGAGTTCAAAAATCTAGAGAAGATCCAGAATATGGAATGACAATTAACGGTGACTCCAAAAGTTATGAGTTGTGGCAAGAAGAATTTTCTTACGATATAAAATTCTTAAGCAAGTTCTTGGATAAGGACAAAGACCACTATAGTTCCCCATGGAGCCCAGGAAATTCCATAGGACAACGAGAAATGAGGGAATGGCTATGCAAGCTTTGGGACTGGAAACCAGGAATGCGAGAGCTTATTTGGAAG GGAGCATGCCTAGCACTAAATGCAGataaatggttaaattacctGGCAGAAATCTGTGCATTCCACAATTTGCCTCTTCCAAGAGATGATGAAAAGCTTCCTGTTGGCACCGGTAGCAATCCA GTTTATCTCCTACCTGACCATGCAGTTAAAATATTTGTTGAAGGAGGTCTAGAAGCCTCATTATATGGCTTAGGCGCTGAG CTTGAGTTTTATACTATACTGCATAAAGTAAACTCCCCTCTGAAAATATATGTTCCTGAAACATTGGCAAGTGGGATTCTTTATCTGGAGAATGGAACTCACAAAATTGTGCCTTGGGATGGAAAAGTAATGCCTGATGTGATTGGCAAGTGCAATCTTATCCCAGAGAATAACAAAGAGGATGAGTTTCCATTTGGTGTATGGGCTAAGAAACTATATGAACTCAAAACAGCTGGAATGTCAGTAAATGAACTGACAAGTCCAGCCGGGTGCACACAGATATGGCCATTTATTATCACAAAGCGATGCAAAGGAAAGATATATGCTGATTT AAGGGATGCACTGTCATGGGAGGATACCCTGAATTTGGCTTCCTTTCTAGGAGAGCAATTGCACAACCTTCATCTTTTACCCTGTCCACCTTTTAATAGGGAAaatttttcaaatatcaaaCAAGATTTAATGGAGGAAGTTCCCTATGAATCAGACACTCCTCCAGAATGGGAGATCTTCATCAGAACTCTATCTAGGAAAAGGAAGGATGTCTCAACCCGCTTGAAAAATTG GGGAGATCCAATCCCAGGAGCACTGATTGAGAAAGTGCATGAATATATTCCTGATGATTTTACCATGTTTTTGTATCTCCACCAG AATGAAAATGGCTTCAAACCTTGGTCTTGGATACACTCAGATATTATGGATGACAATGTTCATATGAAACCAAATCTGAATAGCTCTTGCTTGAGTGGAAACGATGAAGGTGCTTATACACTGGATAATAATTCCAATGATTATAAAAATAGTAGGGATGTTAAATCATGGAGTCCTGGCCACATTCTTGATTTCAGCGATCTTTTTATTG GTGACCGCATCTATGACTTGATACCAGTGTACTTAGATATATTTAGAGGGGATTCAAGGCTCCTTAAGCaatttttagaaagttataaaCTGCCTTTCCTATCAGGGAAGTGTGTTGCAGTAAAGGGCAGTGATGAAAAGTTTGGGCGGCTGTCATACCGTGCTAT
- the LOC126680064 gene encoding lysine-specific demethylase JMJ21 isoform X2 — protein MENSQVQISDRRADALGNLKVLPDELICDILEKISPQDAARLACVSSVMYVFCNEEPLWMSLCLNRLNGPLQYQGSWKKTTLILENVADEYKEYCGRARHFSGFYSLFLYRRLYRCHTTLSGFSFDSGNVEKKKGLSLEDFSNQYDGKKPVMLAEIADDWPARTTWTVEQLSMKYGDTDFKISQRSSRKVSMKFKDYVSYMNSQHDEDPLYIFDDKFAEAAPSLLKDYSVPCLFQEDYFEVLDKEKRPPFRWLIIGPERSGASWHVDPALTSAWNTLLCGRKRWALYPPGKVPIGVTVHVNEEDGDVNIDTPSSLQWWLDFYPLLADEDKPIMCTQLPGETIFVPSGWWHCVLNLETTIAVTQNFVNSKNFQYVCLDMAPGYCHKGVCRAGLLALDESDLQDVVNNEVHNENYRRYPDLTRKEKRARVQKSREDPEYGMTINGDSKSYELWQEEFSYDIKFLSKFLDKDKDHYSSPWSPGNSIGQREMREWLCKLWDWKPGMRELIWKGACLALNADKWLNYLAEICAFHNLPLPRDDEKLPVGTGSNPVYLLPDHAVKIFVEGGLEASLYGLGAELEFYTILHKVNSPLKIYVPETLASGILYLENGTHKIVPWDGKVMPDVIGKCNLIPENNKEDEFPFGVWAKKLYELKTAGMSVNELTSPAGCTQIWPFIITKRCKGKIYADLRDALSWEDTLNLASFLGEQLHNLHLLPCPPFNRENFSNIKQDLMEEVPYESDTPPEWEIFIRTLSRKRKDVSTRLKNWGDPIPGALIEKVHEYIPDDFTMFLYLHQVSPYPVIYLTLVTFGPLPSHSMVKPLLVDALFVIDNH, from the exons ATGGAGAATTCTCAAGTTCAGATCAGTGATCGTAGAGCAGACGCTTTAGGGAACCTTAAAGTTTTGCCTGATGAGCTGATCTGCGATATTCTGGAAAAAATTTCCCCTCAAGATGCCGCTCGTCTCGCTTGTGTCAGCAg TGTGATGTACGTGTTCTGCAATGAAGAACCACTCTGGATGAGTTTATGTCTTAATCGACTCAACGGTCCACTTCAGTACCAAGGCTCCTGGAAGAAAACTACCTTGATTTT AGAAAATGTGGCAGATGAATATAAGGAATATTGTGGGAGAGCTCGTCATTTTAGTG GTTTCTACTCCTTATTCTTGTATAGAAGATTATATCGGTGTCATACCACATTGTCTGGATTTTCGTTTGATTCTGGGAATGTGGAAAAAAAGAAAGGCCTCTCTTTGGAAGATTTTTCCAATCAGTACGATGGGAAGAAACCG GTTATGCTAGCTGAAATCGCTGATGATTGGCCAGCAAGGACTACATGGACAGTTGAGCAGCTGTCAATGAAATATGGAGATacagattttaaaatttctcagaGGAGCTCTCGGAAAGTTTCCATGAAATTTAAGGACTATGTTTCCTACATGAACTCTCAGCATGACGAAGATCCCCTATATATCTTTGATGATAAG TTTGCGGAAGCTGCACCGAGCTTATTGAAAGACTACAGTGTGCCTTGTCTGTTTCAAGAAGACTATTTTGAGGTCCTAGATAAAGAGAAGCGACCTCCCTTTAGATGGCTTATTATTGGGCCAGAGAGGTCTGGTGCATCTTGGCATGTCGATCCAGCACTCACTAGTGCTTGGAATACTCTTCTATGCGGACGTAAGAG GTGGGCTTTGTATCCTCCTGGTAAGGTACCTATTGGTGTCACAGTACATGtaaatgaagaagatggtgaTGTAAATATTGATACTCCATCCTCGCTGCAG TGGTGGCTAGATTTTTATCCACTTCTTGCGGATGAAGACAAACCAATAATGTGCACCCAGCTACCTGGAGAGACAATATTTGTTCCAAGTGGGTGGTGGCATTGTGTACTGAATCTTGAAACAACTATTGCTGTTACACAAAACTTCGTGAATTCAAAAAACTTTCAATATGTATGTCTGGACATGGCACCCGGTTACTGTCATAAAGGAGTGTGCCGTGCTGGACTCTTGGCTCTTGATGAAAGTGATTTACAGGATGTTGTAAATAATGAAGTTCATAATGAAAATTATCGGAGGTATCCAGATCTGACAAGGAAAGAGAAGAGGGCCAGAGTTCAAAAATCTAGAGAAGATCCAGAATATGGAATGACAATTAACGGTGACTCCAAAAGTTATGAGTTGTGGCAAGAAGAATTTTCTTACGATATAAAATTCTTAAGCAAGTTCTTGGATAAGGACAAAGACCACTATAGTTCCCCATGGAGCCCAGGAAATTCCATAGGACAACGAGAAATGAGGGAATGGCTATGCAAGCTTTGGGACTGGAAACCAGGAATGCGAGAGCTTATTTGGAAG GGAGCATGCCTAGCACTAAATGCAGataaatggttaaattacctGGCAGAAATCTGTGCATTCCACAATTTGCCTCTTCCAAGAGATGATGAAAAGCTTCCTGTTGGCACCGGTAGCAATCCA GTTTATCTCCTACCTGACCATGCAGTTAAAATATTTGTTGAAGGAGGTCTAGAAGCCTCATTATATGGCTTAGGCGCTGAG CTTGAGTTTTATACTATACTGCATAAAGTAAACTCCCCTCTGAAAATATATGTTCCTGAAACATTGGCAAGTGGGATTCTTTATCTGGAGAATGGAACTCACAAAATTGTGCCTTGGGATGGAAAAGTAATGCCTGATGTGATTGGCAAGTGCAATCTTATCCCAGAGAATAACAAAGAGGATGAGTTTCCATTTGGTGTATGGGCTAAGAAACTATATGAACTCAAAACAGCTGGAATGTCAGTAAATGAACTGACAAGTCCAGCCGGGTGCACACAGATATGGCCATTTATTATCACAAAGCGATGCAAAGGAAAGATATATGCTGATTT AAGGGATGCACTGTCATGGGAGGATACCCTGAATTTGGCTTCCTTTCTAGGAGAGCAATTGCACAACCTTCATCTTTTACCCTGTCCACCTTTTAATAGGGAAaatttttcaaatatcaaaCAAGATTTAATGGAGGAAGTTCCCTATGAATCAGACACTCCTCCAGAATGGGAGATCTTCATCAGAACTCTATCTAGGAAAAGGAAGGATGTCTCAACCCGCTTGAAAAATTG GGGAGATCCAATCCCAGGAGCACTGATTGAGAAAGTGCATGAATATATTCCTGATGATTTTACCATGTTTTTGTATCTCCACCAGGTTTCTCCATATCCAGTCATCTATTTAACCCTTGTTACTttt GGTCCTTTACCTTCACATTCCATGGTGAAACCTCTTCTGGTTGATGCATTATTTGTTATTGACAATCATTAA